The genomic stretch atctggtccaaatgaagtagacgttctttgacgtttactacgtcttggatcctcctgattaaatgtactttcttttgtttcttcccgaggtcgtttagatccttcaccaaacaactcacattcctttttatacggatatatattttcaaagaactcagcattatctgattctataaccgtattattatgaatgtcaggattttctgatttatgaaccagaaatcgatatgctttactattggtcgcatatcctatgaaaacacaatcaattattttcggtcctatttttacccttttaggtttaggaacttgcatttttgccaaacacccccacactttaaaataattcaagttgggcttccttcctttccatttttcatatggaatggattttgttttgctatggggtactcgatttagtattcggctagccGTAAGAACGACTCCCCCCCACAAGTTccgtggcaaaccagaacttaccaacaatgcgttcatcatcttcTTTAATGAACagttctttctttccgcaattccattggattggggcgtgtaaggggctgttgtttgatgaataattccatattctagacatatttcttcaaaaggagattcatattcaccacccctatcacttcttatcattttgactttcttgttaagttgtgtttcaacttcatttttatattGCCTGAATgtgtctattgcttcatctttacatAGCGATATCGAGTActgtcgtcaataaaagttatgaaatacttctttccaccgtgagatggtattgacttcatgtcacaaatatctgtgtaaATTAaatctaaaggatttgaattcctttcaaccgacttataaggatgtttaacatacttagattccacacatatttgatattctgatttttcgcattcaaacttaggcaatatttccaagttaatcattttccgtaaggttttataattgacatgacccaaacgtacatgccataaatcattagactcaagtaagtaagaagaaactGAAGTCTTATTATTATtgtcaacaactattacattgaGCTTGAAAAGGGCCTcgtgaggtaaccttttcctacaaatatttcattcttacttattacaaccttgtcggatacaaaaacgcacttgaaaccgtgttttacaagaagtccagtagagactaaattcttcctaatttcgggaacatgaaggaggttgttcaaagtcatgaccttgccagaagtcatcttgagaaatatcttcccatatccttcaatttttgttgtagtagcatttcccatagaaagcgTCTCTTCGGGTCTAGCAGAAGCATaggtagaaaatgcttccctcatagcacaaacatggcgagtggctccagaatcaatccaccactccttaggatttcctaccaggttgcattcagaaagcatggcacacaagtcatcaacatcatcatgcttttctaccatgtttgcttgaccccttttcttgtctttcttccgagcatgacactccgtagatttgtgtccaaTTTTTtcacagttgtagcagtttccactaaaccgcttcttgcttgggttgtatttcggaccagaagccttctttctctttttgttatcttcaacaatatttgctctcattattgttgaatttccacggcctctcttttcagcagctttattgtcctcttcgattctcaatcgaacaatgagatcttcaagggacatctcctttcgtttgtgtttcaaataatttttgaagtccttccacaatggaggcaacttctcaattattgctgctacttggaatgcttcattgatgacaagaccttcaatgaaaattccgttagtaaaattactaaaaattttactttcaacatcagtattcttttgaaatataccttcagcaagtagatcatgaataattacttgcaattcctggacttgagtaataacagacttgctatctaccattttgtagtccaaaaattttgcagcgacgaatttcttcatcccgatatcttcagttttgtatttcttttcaagcgcattccacaattcttttgatgtctccacgccactgtatacattatacagattatcaTCCAGTTCGCTAAGAgtataattcttgcacaaaaaatcagaatgcttccacgcctcaatcacgagaaagctttcattctctggagtttcatcaggcagatcaggaacatcttccttgatgaacttctgtagacataacgtagtcaagtagaagaacatcttctgctgccagcgcttgaaatctaTCCCGAAAAATTTTCCGAGTTTCTCTGCCGGTGCCAACGTCGATGTTCGGCTTGTTGATGCGTTGGCTGTCATCATCGAAATAGCTCGATTTTCGTTGTCATTTTccatttctgtaaaagaatgacacaaacaaacgtttaaaCTTGGAGAAAAAAAATTACGTAGATTTTAATTTCCAACAAACcgccacgaaggctttactctccaaacgggagtacccaaaaccacaaaggttttagtttccagaataataagaataatacaaatacaaaaattaaaattgttAAATTCCTTAAGTTTGTTAATATTTTTATAAGCTTGTTAATTTTTATTTGacctgtatttgtaaataataattttggagaaAAGAACGTTAAcctataaacgtaaatataaatgaaacagtaattaattcgagcccactgaattcacagtgtttccttaaggaatttaatccccttctagtacccaaggttatggattatttcctcccaggatagaacgaattacacactggtgtagcgctacttcaaaccccagtgtttcagctaACACAAAGTTCgacagcaaatcacacttacggttttgtttgtagtttaaagCAATGCACAAgaaaggaggagaactcagaagtcgaatggaaattctgagaggaaggaatgcaatttATAGCCAATGTTGAGCGATAACAGAAGAGGAAATCAGATTGCTTGTTGCTTTCTATTTTCTgtttgttttttctgtttttcaaaaAACTGCTGGCACCTTTCTTTTATAGTGTAATCAGCTAGTAAACACACTCATTTGGTGAAGCATTTTCTCATGGTGGCTGGAGCACTAAGGCTTTTAGTTAATGGAGGAAGCACTCAACATGGTGGAATGAGCACTTGCTcattaatattcactattaataAATATATTGGGTCCAAaaaatcaatcgatcatttgaccgaagccgaagccgaagccgaagccgagcgagcgacgacggcgcgaggcttgccttcttcctaactctttaagagctacatgaagtgcatttgtatataaacctACCAAACTCCTTTttctctaccaatgagggacaatgtctcattaaaaagagagggaaacttaaaattttactcaaaattttcatttctctccatttctcattcaccctctttttaatatttttctatattaaaaagaaactcaatAATTATACTAAGCCACACGTGCAGAGGCGGACCCAGAACGTGTTTCTGTATATTTAAACTAAACTCATTGCTTTCGCTTTTTTGCTCAAACTACGTACACATTGGTAAAAAAACATTAAAGTGCatccaaataataaaatcactCATTCTAAACTCACCAGCTCGAGATCCTGTATTCGCCGGTGCAACTTGATTATACGACTAGCTAGTTTACTGATTTTCTATTTTGTGCATAAATTTGAAGTCAAGGAGAGCATTAAGGGCATTGAAGGGACTTGTGAAGCTTCAGGCATTAGTAAGAGGTCATATTGTGAGGAAGCAAACTGCTGATATGCTACGGCGTATGCAGGCCTTGATAAGAGCTCAGTCGAGAGCTCGTGCTGGACGATCTCAGGTTTCTGAATCGCCTCATTTTAGCGCCAAGTCTATTCAATTTTTTCATCATGTAAGTAAATTATCTCCTTCCCCTccattttcaaatttgaaaagaAGCTGGAAATATGTTAATTAGTAACAAGTTGTCGTAATTGTCAACTGATTGAGGTAAATTTTTAGTTTTACAAAGATTTTGTCCTGGTTTAATAATTGTATTTCTGAATCTTGGTGTATAGGGTCCTGCAACTCCTGATAAGTTCGAGCATATTATCCGTGCAAGGAGCATGAAGATTGATCAAATGTTTATGCTCAAGGTATTGGTTGGATATTTTATGCTTCAGGAGACTCATTATCTAGGGAAAACTATTGAAAATATCTCTCTTTACTCTCCGTTATGCTTTGATGCCGTTCATACTGTTGTTGTTAGCAAATTGCCTTGTAGCTGCCCTTGATCCTAACGGAGTTCCAACCTAAAGTATAATGGAAGATAACTTTAGACTAGAGTGACAACTAGAGAGATAAGTCCGGACCTTTTTCCTGATGTATTTTGATACGTGGAATCCAACCAATCCATGATAGAGCCATGTTACGGTGTAGGGGAAGTACGAGACGACTTGCTAATGACAAGGATATGAATGACCCAAAAATATAATGGCACATAAaattaaaatacttcatatgcTAGAGAACTGATGTGAATTGCTTCTCATGAGCTAAGGGTCTATCGAAAATAGCATGTGTATACATTTTTTAGATCCCACACTATGGGAATATACtgggtatattgttgttgttattgtattttatATGCTAGAGAGGTAAATTTGGACGGTTTTCCCATTATCTATTTGCATAAACTTATGCCTAACATAAAATGGTATTAATGCAGAGGAACTCTTCAAACCATATGAGCTGCAGAATAGACAAAAAACAAGGATCTTTTGCAAGAACTGGCTCAATTGATGATATTGGCAAAATCCTTGAAATAGATAGTGGAAAACCATATATTACTTCCACACAATATAGGAATCTCTTCTATTCCTCTGATCTTAGCTTGAATTCAGAGCAATTAAGTTATAGCTTGGATGAAACCTGTTTCTCCTCTGCTGATAATAGCCCACAACTTCACTCAGCATCATCGAAATGTGCTCGTTCGAGGCGAGGACCATTTACCCCAACTAAGAGTAGCGATGGTACAAGAAGCTGCTCGAGTGAATTCTCGAGTAATCATCCAAACTACATGTCTTACACCGAGGCAGCTAAGGCAAAGACGCGGTCGATAAGTGCACCAAAACTAAGACCTCAGTATGATATGTCAAACTCAACAAAGAGGTACTCAAGATCTAGCTTGCAAAAAGGTTCTAACCATTATACCAACTTCACTAGCAAAGGCGTGCATCCGGGTTCTGGTCGATTGGACAGACATGGAATGCCTGTAAGAGGAGATTCGGATGAGTTTAGCCGTGGTTTTTTGCACATATATTAAGATGATTCAAGTTCAAGTTTGCAGTTTGAGTTTCAAAATTGCTTAACATGCTAACATATATGTATCTAAGTCCAAATATTTAATgtcctgaacctgcattttcctTTGTATTAGAAATATGTTTACTGAACTGATGTGAATCACTTTGTGCCTGGTTTTGATTCAACTATAAAGGATGTAGTCTCTCATTTAACTGCATGTTTTTTTTACTGTTGAATCCATAAATTTGTATAAGTCAATGTACATCAAATAGTTTCAAAATTAGTACTTAATACACAAAGGATCTatcagaaacagcctctctaccctcaCAAGATAGGAGTAAGGTCTGTGTATACTCTACCTTCCATATACCCTATTTGTAGGATTACActggattttattttttttgttattgttgaaaTACACAACTAAAACTTTATGCAAAAACTGAAAGAGATTAAACTGTAGGCAAATACTGAGTATAGCGCATATATTATATGCAATATACCTTAACGGGATAACTggccgttaaggtatagcgcatGTTTTACATGCGTTATACATAATATTGTTTCCAACAGTTTTTTTTCATCTATTTTCGTGTCTTGAGTCCTAAAATGCAACATTTTGATTCCGGACTCACGAAAGGGATGAAGAGAAAAAGGGCAAAAATCTAATAACATGTTCTGGATAGATAAGAATTGTAGCTTAGGAGAAGTGTCATGTCACGTCTATATAAATCAGAATGTTTCAGATATATACCCAATTTCTTGTTTCCAATTGTAGACCCCCATGTCCATTTGACTTCTAATTACaatccaaaaaataaaataaaataaaattgtggCTTGTCAAATAGACAAACATAAATGTAGTAGTTGTGGCAGCTAAAAAGTTGCATTCAAATGTTCTTGACTGCTTCCTGCAATTTATAGTCCTAATATAGAGAAGACCCCCTTTTACCTTTTAAATTCTTTcttcattccttttttttttttttttttgctatagCTTGTTTCAGTTATATGACACTAATTTCTAAATTAATCTACTCTAAAAAGAATGATACacttttatatttggaaataaTTGATTTTACCCTTTACAAAAAGCTTTTATTGCCACATTAATGTAAAATGTTATAATGTTTAAGGGTACAAGTTTCAAAAAAATTGTAGCTAAACATACCCTATGGTATATTTAAAATTACAATTTCAAATGgttttatttctttcttaaattgGAACAGAATAAGCACTAATTATTAAGCAACACATAAATGTAATATTTTAATGTTATAGGCGCGCGAATAAATATAAATAAGGACTATTTGTAGCAAACAGGTTTCGTGGTGTAGTTGGTTATCACGTCAGTCTAACACACTGAAGGTCTCCGGTTCGAGTCCGGGCGAAGCCATATTGTTTTTTATTTCTGCTTTCTATTTTTTGGCAGAAATTGGAGAAGTTGATATTGAATTCCCATGATTACGATTGATGGAGGTAGACAAGACCAACAAGAAAATTGTGGCAATAATAAAATGCTAATTATACCCCCCAACAGAGTAAACTTTGAACGTCAAGGGCAGATGTAGAAGGTCACTTAACCAAATAATTTTTGACTCATATTTTGTATATATGTTAAGAATTCGACTAAACAAGTATAAATAATAGATTACAAACTcattaaattaaataaattctAGCAGAATTTCGAGCTTGAACCCATAATATCTTGTTTCTGGTCTTATTTTATTGTAATAGCCATGGGTGGAAATTACAGTAATACATTTCAAAATGTATTACTACAACTTCAAAGTTTCAAAATGCATTTCAACAAAATGCAAATATTAGAATTTTAGGAGGAAATAATGATCGATGAGGATAAAAAAAGGCAATAATTCGCAGAAAAGGGCAAATTTCTATATGCACTACCCAATGAATCTAACACAACAGTTAACTCCTTTCATAATATATATATCCTAACTTGTATTAGGTGAGTGTAATCTCGGTCAATGAGTGCTAAActcataacaacaacaacaacaacaacaacaacaacgacaacaaaccaatgcaaagtggggtctgaggaggataGAGTGTACGCAAATCTTCCCTACCTTAAAAGAATAGAAAAGTTATTTTCGATAGATCCTCGGCTCAAGGAAAGATGAAAAAGAAACAATACCAGCAAGCAGTAACAACACTACAATAGCAAAAGAAACAACTCTGATTATGGAAAAGTTGTTGGAATATAAGATGGCACTCTACATAATATCACAATGCACAAAAAGAAGATGAGATAGAGAGACATAAACTGCTGTATCGGAGTAACTTAAAAGATAACATAAAGGTGGGTATGTaattgttgggaataaaccccgaaaaaataatattcacggtattagtgataaacgcggaccactaagttatggttaaatcagcaaaAATATAAATGCAGCaaaaatgacaccaagatttaacgtggaaacccttctgaataaggaaaaaaccacggccaagaagtgcgactgatatcactatagcaaggaattttacactatgtagtaacgagtacaaatactcctaagaccactacaccctcaaaagaaaaaataCTCTTTTGTTTTTTCCACCTCACGATAATATCGCTcgcactctatttttcttcacatactattttcttatagtctatggaataccttgctctctctctCACTCAGATGTATTGTCTGAGGTTTTTGGTGTGAAAGAAATGAGAgccgaagctctccttttataggcagAACTTCACTGCCTCACGCCTACTACATTTTACATTTTACATTTTTCTCTCATACAGATTCGCTATGCCTACCAATCTTGACATTTTTTCTTCTGCAACCTACCATATTTGATAGTGCAAAAGAAAAGATGGTGGTTGCCAATCAAAGGAAGAAAATTATCTTCCTTGATTTATGAATGGACCCCACAAATCTttccctccagtctcattcacctGAAGGAGGTAACACCGAAGATTCTAGTTTGAGCGCATGCCAACAAGTTCTTTTCAaagctcgaacttgtctcttggtaccaccttggttaACATCTCAGCAGGATTTTCACTTGTGTGAATCTTTTTGACCTAAAGTGATTCGTTCTCCACTtgctcacgaatccaatgatatctgatGTCGATGTGTTTTGTTCTCGTATGGTACATGGAGTTTTTGCTCAGGTCTATTGCACTATGATTGTCGCAATAGACAACATAATCCATCTGTCGCAAtccaagttcttgaagaaatctcttgagccatatcatctccttgccaacTTCAGTAGCCGCAATATACTCCGCTTCAGTTGTAGATAGTGCGACACACTTATGCAActtcgactgccatgatatagctccccctaaAAAAGTAAACAAACATCCAGTAGTGATTTTCTGTTATCaaggtcacctgccatatcagaatctgtatagcccttcagaATTGGATTTGATCCTCCAAAACATAACTATTCATGTGAGCTTCCTCTTagatacctgagtatccactttacAGCTTCCCAATGCTCTTTTCCTGGGTTTTCGAGAAATCTGCTAACAACACCGACTGCATGAGCAATATCTGGTcgagtacataccattgcatacatcaaacttTCGACAGTAGAGGAATAAGGAATCTTGGgcattctctctttttcctctgttgttgtaggacacatcttcttgctcAACTTCAGATGACCGGGAAGGGGTGTGCGAACAAACTTAGCACTTTTCATATTGAAGCGCTCCAGTATATGTTCTATGTACTTCTCCTGTGACAAGTAAAGCTTTCTTTCTTTTCTCGAACGAGTAATTCTCATGCCCAAAATCTGCTTAGCATGACCTAAGTCTTTCATTGcaaaagacttattcaactgtttcTTCAACTC from Nicotiana sylvestris chromosome 12, ASM39365v2, whole genome shotgun sequence encodes the following:
- the LOC104239404 gene encoding protein IQ-DOMAIN 22-like isoform X1, coding for MGKASKWFKALFSFKKLDSSSSSSSLQNKWSDVKSYRDKDFQQRHHDHHHDRSHHYGVSTSVHDRNDVVVAETDSRSKFGKLISLLDPTNSPVTVDEVVELTASSGGTAAVTTWNGVVFSRKEWAAVVIQSYFRAYLSRRALRALKGLVKLQALVRGHIVRKQTADMLRRMQALIRAQSRARAGRSQVSESPHFSAKSIQFFHHGPATPDKFEHIIRARSMKIDQMFMLKRNSSNHMSCRIDKKQGSFARTGSIDDIGKILEIDSGKPYITSTQYRNLFYSSDLSLNSEQLSYSLDETCFSSADNSPQLHSASSKCARSRRGPFTPTKSSDGTRSCSSEFSSNHPNYMSYTEAAKAKTRSISAPKLRPQYDMSNSTKRYSRSSLQKGSNHYTNFTSKGVHPGSGRLDRHGMPVRGDSDEFSRGFLHIY
- the LOC104239404 gene encoding protein IQ-DOMAIN 22-like isoform X2 yields the protein MGKASKWFKALFSFKKLDSSSSSSSLQNKWSDVKSYRDKDFQQRHHDHHHDRSHHYGVSTSVHDRNDVVVAETDSRSKFVDPTNSPVTVDEVVELTASSGGTAAVTTWNGVVFSRKEWAAVVIQSYFRAYLSRRALRALKGLVKLQALVRGHIVRKQTADMLRRMQALIRAQSRARAGRSQVSESPHFSAKSIQFFHHGPATPDKFEHIIRARSMKIDQMFMLKRNSSNHMSCRIDKKQGSFARTGSIDDIGKILEIDSGKPYITSTQYRNLFYSSDLSLNSEQLSYSLDETCFSSADNSPQLHSASSKCARSRRGPFTPTKSSDGTRSCSSEFSSNHPNYMSYTEAAKAKTRSISAPKLRPQYDMSNSTKRYSRSSLQKGSNHYTNFTSKGVHPGSGRLDRHGMPVRGDSDEFSRGFLHIY